One genomic window of Bactrocera dorsalis isolate Fly_Bdor chromosome 4, ASM2337382v1, whole genome shotgun sequence includes the following:
- the LOC105233607 gene encoding protein retinal degeneration B isoform X7 has translation MLIKEYRIPLPLTVEEYRIAQLYMIAKKSREESHGEGSGVEIIINEPYKDGPGGNGQYTKKIYHVGSHLPGWIKSLLPKSALTVEEEAWNAYPYTRTRYTCPFVEKFSLDIETYYFPDNGYQDNVFKLSGSDLRNRIVDVIDIVKDQLYGGDYVKEEDPKLFVSDKTGRGPLGEEWLEEYWREVKGKKQPTARNMSLMCAYKICRVEFRYWGMQTKLEKFIHDVALRKTMLRAHRQAWAWQDEWYGLTIEDIREIERQTQLALAKKMGGGEDSESDVEDADSVADLHGRPITGSTGSERRKSSGAPPPIVTQEPPSAEGTSDEDEEEAAQEVSARSRSQSIQMTKSKFGSKGALHSPVGSAHSFDLQVANWRMERLEVDTKSNSDEEFFDCVDTNETNSLAKWSSLELLGEGDDSPPPSSGIVYKDSQEDSIFNQDFLMRVASERGNKRQLRSSASIDRSHDASPPGSPGTPSCSTTILILVVHAGSVLDATSELTGKKSDITTFRGAFEGVMRQHYPSLLSHVTIKMVPCPSICTDALGILSSLSPYSFDASPSAIDIPNIADVPIGAIPLLSVASPEFQDTVNKTVTAANIVYHEFIKSEEGHGFAGQVVMLGDSMGSLLAYEALCRSNGSDGGGSRSSRTDDDERFNDSDLDAKRLLVAPSPRRRRSSSSDSRGNKLDFEVGDFFMFGSPLSIVLASRKLHDAKAALARPNCNQVYNLFHPTDPIASRLEPLLSARFSMLAPVNVPRYAKYPLGNGQPYHLLEVIQSHPQHFSEANNILGNRRLSDASMQSTISGLIENVSLSTIHSLQMKWWGTKRLDYALYCPEGLSNFPAHALPHLFHASYWESADVIAFVLRQIGKFDGIPFVGSADDKDTVTFHPSQPREKWMKKRTSVKLKNVAANHRANDVIVLEGREQRLNARFMYGPLDMITLHGEKVDIHLMKDPPAGEWTFLATELTDKNGRISYTIPEQVSLGYGIYPVKMIVRGDHTSVDCYVAIVPPMTECVVFSIDGSFTASMSVTGRDPKVRAGAVDVCRHWQELGYLLIYITGRPDMQQQRVVSWLSQHNFPHGLISFADGLLTDPLGHKTTYLNNLVQNHGISIVAAYGSSKDITVYANVGLRSEQIFIVGKVSKKLQSNATVLSDGYAAHLAGLQVVGGSRPAKGNARMVIPRGCFNLPGQASNPRRRRYLARKTVSSCCMMVFQST, from the exons atgttaataaaagaaTACCGCATACCCTTGCCGTTAACGGTGGAGGAATATCGCATCGCACAGCTGTATATGATAGCG AAAAAAAGTCGCGAGGAGAGTCATGGCGAGGGCAGCGGTGTTGAAATTATCATTAATGAACCCTACAAAGACGGTCCCGGCGGCAATGGACAGTATACGAAGAAAATCTATCATGTTGGCAGTCATCTACCCGGTTGGATAAAAA GTTTGTTGCCGAAGAGCGCTTTGACGGTGGAGGAGGAGGCGTGGAATGCCTATCCATATACACGCACGCGCTACACCTGTCCGTTTGTGGAGAAATTCTCGCTCGATATTGAAACGTATTATTTTCCGGATAACGGTTATCAGGATAATGTGTTCAAACTGAGCGGCAGTGATTTGCGAAATCGTATTGTAG ACGTCATCGATATAGTGAAGGATCAACTATATGGCGGTGATTATGTAAAGGAGGAGGATCCTAAGCTCTTTGTATCTGATAAGACAGGACGTGGTCCGTTGGGCGAGGAATGGCTAGAGGAGTATTGGCGCGAAGTTAAGGGCAAAAAGCAACCCACCGCACGCAATATGTCGCTTATGTGCGCCTACAAAATTTGCCGCGTGGAATTTCGGTATTGGGGCATGCAAACCAAGCTAGAGAAATTCATACACGATGTGGCATTGCGGAAAACAATGTTGCGTGCACATCGGCAGGCGTGGGCCTGGCAGGATGAATGGTACGGCCTGACAATTGAAGATATACGTGAGATTGAGCGACAAACACAATTGGCGCTGGCGAAGAAAATGGGTGGTGGTGAAGATAGCGAAAGTGATGTGGAAGATG CTGACAGCGTTGCGGACTTGCATGGCCGACCGATTACGGGCAGCACGGGCAGTGAGCGTCGAAAGTCTAGTGGCGCGCCACCACCGATTGTTACCCAAGAGCCGCCAAGCGCTGAAGGTACCTCGGATGAGGATGAAGAGGAGGCGGCTCAGGAAGTGAGCGCGCGCTCACGCTCGCAGAGTATACAAATGACAAAATCGAAATTCGGTTCGAAAGGCGCGCTACACTCACCGGTTGGTTCGGCACATAGCTTTGATTTACAG GTTGCAAATTGGCGTATGGAACGACTGGAAGTGGACACCAAGTCCAATTCTGATGAAGAGTTCTTTGATTGTGTTG ATACCAACGAGACCAACTCGCTCGCCAAGTGGAGCTCACTTGAATTACTCGGTGAGGGTGACGACAGCCCGCCGCCAAGTAGTGGCATTGTATATAAAGACAGTCAAGAAGACAGTATTTTCAATCAAGACTTCCTAATGCGCGTCGCCTCGGAGCGTGGCAATAAGCGACAGCTGCGCTCTTCGGCTAGCATAGATCGTAGTCATGATGCATCGCCGCCAGGTTCGCCAGGCACACCTTCCTGTTCCACCACCATACTAATACTTGTGGTGCACGCGGGCAGCGTTTTGG ACGCCACCAGCGAGCTGACCGGCAAGAAGTCAGACATTACCACATTTCGTGGCGCTTTCGAGGGCGTTATGCGTCAACACTATCCTAGTCTGCTGAGTCATGTTACCATCAAAATGGTGCCATGTCCTTCCATCTGCACCGATGCTTTGGGCATACTTTCTAGTCTTAGTCCATACTCGTTCGATGCCTCACCGTCGGCTATTGATATACCAAATATAGCTGATGTACCTATAGGCGCCATACCATTGCTTTCTGTGGCCTCGCCAGAATTTCAGGATACCGTTAATAAGACAGTGACTGCAGCCAATATAGTCTATCATGAGTTCATCAAGTCCGAGGAGGGTCACGGTTTCGCCGGTCAAGTGGTAATGCTGGGTGATTCGATGGGTTCACTGTTGGCCTATGAGGCGCTTTGCCGTAGCAATGGTTCGGATGGTGGTGGTAGCCGCTCATCGCGTACCGATGACGATGAACGTTTCAACGATTCCGATTTGGATGCTAAGCGGCTGTTGGTCGCACCTTCACCGCGACGTCGTCGCTCCTCTTCGAGCGATTCGCGTGGCAACAAATTGGATTTCGAAGTTGGTGATTTCTTTATGTTCGGTTCACCGCTCTCCATTGTATTGGCATCGCGTAAACTGCATGATGCCAAGGCGG CACTGGCACGGCCGAACTGTAATCAAGTGTACAATCTATTCCATCCTACCGATCCGATTGCTTCCCGTTTGGAACCATTGCTCAGCGCTAGGTTTTCCATGTTGGCGCCAGTGAATGTGCCGCGTTATGCCAAGTATCCCCTAGGAAATGGGCAGCCGTATCACTTAT TGGAGGTCATCCAATCCCATCCACAACATTTCAGTGAAGCCAACAATATTTTGGGCAACAGACGACTGTCGGATGCCTCAATGCAAAGTACTATTTCTGGTCTCATTGAAAATGTATCGCTAAGTACAATCCACTCAC TTCAAATGAAATGGTGGGGCACAAAACGCTTAGACTACGCCTTGTATTGCCCAGAGGGTTTGAGTAATTTCCCCGCTCATGCCTTGCCACATCTATTTCACGCGAGTTATTGGGAGAGCGCAGATGTCATAGCGTTCGTCTTGCGTCAG ATTGGCAAATTTGATGGCATTCCATTTGTCGGCTCTGCAGACGACAAAGACACAGTCACCTTCCATCCCAGTCAGCCACGAGAGAAATGGATGAAGAAACGTACTTCGGTAAAGCTGAAAAATGTAGCGGCCAATCATCGTGCCAACGATGTTATTGTATTGGAGGGTCGCGAACAACGTCTCAATGCACGTTTCATGTATGGACCGCTGGATATGATCACGCTGCATGGCGAAAAAGTCGATATTCATTTAATGAAAGATCCACCAGCCGGCGAATGGACATTCCTTGCCACCGAGTTGACCGATAAGAATGGTCGCATCTCATATACCATACCCGAACAAGTATCGCTTGGCTATGGTATATATCCGGTGAAAATGATCGTACGTGGCGATCACACATCGGTTGATTGTTATGTCGCCATAGTGCCACCAATGACCGAATGTGTGGTCTTTAGTATTGATGGTTCCTTTACGGCGTCCATGTCGGTGACGGGGCGTGATCCGAAGGTACGCGCTGGCGCAGTTGATGTCTGTCGCCATTGGCAAGAGTTGGGCTATTTGCTGATCTACATTACGGGCCGCCCAgacatgcaacaacaacgtgTCGTATCCTGGTTGAGCCAGCATAATTTCCCTCATGGTCTGATCTCTTTCGCCGACGGTTTACTAACCGATCCGCTGGGTCACAAGACAACTTACTTGAATAATTTAGTGCAAAATCATGGAATCTCAATTGTGGCTGCCTATGGTAGTAGCAAAGACATAACTGTGTATGCGAATGTGGGCTTGCGTTCCGAGCAGATTTTCATTGTGGGCAAA GTTAGCAAAAAATTGCAATCGAACGCCACGGTTTTGAGCGATGGTTATGCCGCTCATTTAGCCGGTCTGCAAGTGGTGGGCGGCTCGCGTCCCGCCAAAGGTAATGCACGCATGGTGATTCCACGCGGTTGCTTCAATTTGCCCGGACAGGCCTCGAATCCACGGCGTAGAAG
- the LOC105233607 gene encoding protein retinal degeneration B isoform X3: MLIKEYRIPLPLTVEEYRIAQLYMIAKKSREESHGEGSGVEIIINEPYKDGPGGNGQYTKKIYHVGSHLPGWIKSLLPKSALTVEEEAWNAYPYTRTRYTCPFVEKFSLDIETYYFPDNGYQDNVFKLSGSDLRNRIVDVIDIVKDQLYGGDYVKEEDPKLFVSDKTGRGPLGEEWLEEYWREVKGKKQPTARNMSLMCAYKICRVEFRYWGMQTKLEKFIHDVALRKTMLRAHRQAWAWQDEWYGLTIEDIREIERQTQLALAKKMGGGEDSESDVEDADSVADLHGRPITGSTGSERRKSSGAPPPIVTQEPPSAEGTSDEDEEEAAQEVSARSRSQSIQMTKSKFGSKGALHSPVGSAHSFDLQVANWRMERLEVDTKSNSDEEFFDCVDTNETNSLAKWSSLELLGEGDDSPPPSSGIVYKDSQEDSIFNQDFLMRVASERGNKRQLRSSASIDRSHDASPPGSPGTPSCSTTILILVVHAGSVLDATSELTGKKSDITTFRGAFEGVMRQHYPSLLSHVTIKMVPCPSICTDALGILSSLSPYSFDASPSAIDIPNIADVPIGAIPLLSVASPEFQDTVNKTVTAANIVYHEFIKSEEGHGFAGQVVMLGDSMGSLLAYEALCRSNGSDGGGSRSSRTDDDERFNDSDLDAKRLLVAPSPRRRRSSSSDSRGNKLDFEVGDFFMFGSPLSIVLASRKLHDAKAALARPNCNQVYNLFHPTDPIASRLEPLLSARFSMLAPVNVPRYAKYPLGNGQPYHLLEVIQSHPQHFSEANNILGNRRLSDASMQSTISGLIENVSLSTIHSLQMKWWGTKRLDYALYCPEGLSNFPAHALPHLFHASYWESADVIAFVLRQIGKFDGIPFVGSADDKDTVTFHPSQPREKWMKKRTSVKLKNVAANHRANDVIVLEGREQRLNARFMYGPLDMITLHGEKVDIHLMKDPPAGEWTFLATELTDKNGRISYTIPEQVSLGYGIYPVKMIVRGDHTSVDCYVAIVPPMTECVVFSIDGSFTASMSVTGRDPKVRAGAVDVCRHWQELGYLLIYITGRPDMQQQRVVSWLSQHNFPHGLISFADGLLTDPLGHKTTYLNNLVQNHGISIVAAYGSSKDITVYANVGLRSEQIFIVGKVSKKLQSNATVLSDGYAAHLAGLQVVGGSRPAKGNARMVIPRGCFNLPGQASNPRRRSNETGLSSPIRSGYLKRKTYLNLH; encoded by the exons atgttaataaaagaaTACCGCATACCCTTGCCGTTAACGGTGGAGGAATATCGCATCGCACAGCTGTATATGATAGCG AAAAAAAGTCGCGAGGAGAGTCATGGCGAGGGCAGCGGTGTTGAAATTATCATTAATGAACCCTACAAAGACGGTCCCGGCGGCAATGGACAGTATACGAAGAAAATCTATCATGTTGGCAGTCATCTACCCGGTTGGATAAAAA GTTTGTTGCCGAAGAGCGCTTTGACGGTGGAGGAGGAGGCGTGGAATGCCTATCCATATACACGCACGCGCTACACCTGTCCGTTTGTGGAGAAATTCTCGCTCGATATTGAAACGTATTATTTTCCGGATAACGGTTATCAGGATAATGTGTTCAAACTGAGCGGCAGTGATTTGCGAAATCGTATTGTAG ACGTCATCGATATAGTGAAGGATCAACTATATGGCGGTGATTATGTAAAGGAGGAGGATCCTAAGCTCTTTGTATCTGATAAGACAGGACGTGGTCCGTTGGGCGAGGAATGGCTAGAGGAGTATTGGCGCGAAGTTAAGGGCAAAAAGCAACCCACCGCACGCAATATGTCGCTTATGTGCGCCTACAAAATTTGCCGCGTGGAATTTCGGTATTGGGGCATGCAAACCAAGCTAGAGAAATTCATACACGATGTGGCATTGCGGAAAACAATGTTGCGTGCACATCGGCAGGCGTGGGCCTGGCAGGATGAATGGTACGGCCTGACAATTGAAGATATACGTGAGATTGAGCGACAAACACAATTGGCGCTGGCGAAGAAAATGGGTGGTGGTGAAGATAGCGAAAGTGATGTGGAAGATG CTGACAGCGTTGCGGACTTGCATGGCCGACCGATTACGGGCAGCACGGGCAGTGAGCGTCGAAAGTCTAGTGGCGCGCCACCACCGATTGTTACCCAAGAGCCGCCAAGCGCTGAAGGTACCTCGGATGAGGATGAAGAGGAGGCGGCTCAGGAAGTGAGCGCGCGCTCACGCTCGCAGAGTATACAAATGACAAAATCGAAATTCGGTTCGAAAGGCGCGCTACACTCACCGGTTGGTTCGGCACATAGCTTTGATTTACAG GTTGCAAATTGGCGTATGGAACGACTGGAAGTGGACACCAAGTCCAATTCTGATGAAGAGTTCTTTGATTGTGTTG ATACCAACGAGACCAACTCGCTCGCCAAGTGGAGCTCACTTGAATTACTCGGTGAGGGTGACGACAGCCCGCCGCCAAGTAGTGGCATTGTATATAAAGACAGTCAAGAAGACAGTATTTTCAATCAAGACTTCCTAATGCGCGTCGCCTCGGAGCGTGGCAATAAGCGACAGCTGCGCTCTTCGGCTAGCATAGATCGTAGTCATGATGCATCGCCGCCAGGTTCGCCAGGCACACCTTCCTGTTCCACCACCATACTAATACTTGTGGTGCACGCGGGCAGCGTTTTGG ACGCCACCAGCGAGCTGACCGGCAAGAAGTCAGACATTACCACATTTCGTGGCGCTTTCGAGGGCGTTATGCGTCAACACTATCCTAGTCTGCTGAGTCATGTTACCATCAAAATGGTGCCATGTCCTTCCATCTGCACCGATGCTTTGGGCATACTTTCTAGTCTTAGTCCATACTCGTTCGATGCCTCACCGTCGGCTATTGATATACCAAATATAGCTGATGTACCTATAGGCGCCATACCATTGCTTTCTGTGGCCTCGCCAGAATTTCAGGATACCGTTAATAAGACAGTGACTGCAGCCAATATAGTCTATCATGAGTTCATCAAGTCCGAGGAGGGTCACGGTTTCGCCGGTCAAGTGGTAATGCTGGGTGATTCGATGGGTTCACTGTTGGCCTATGAGGCGCTTTGCCGTAGCAATGGTTCGGATGGTGGTGGTAGCCGCTCATCGCGTACCGATGACGATGAACGTTTCAACGATTCCGATTTGGATGCTAAGCGGCTGTTGGTCGCACCTTCACCGCGACGTCGTCGCTCCTCTTCGAGCGATTCGCGTGGCAACAAATTGGATTTCGAAGTTGGTGATTTCTTTATGTTCGGTTCACCGCTCTCCATTGTATTGGCATCGCGTAAACTGCATGATGCCAAGGCGG CACTGGCACGGCCGAACTGTAATCAAGTGTACAATCTATTCCATCCTACCGATCCGATTGCTTCCCGTTTGGAACCATTGCTCAGCGCTAGGTTTTCCATGTTGGCGCCAGTGAATGTGCCGCGTTATGCCAAGTATCCCCTAGGAAATGGGCAGCCGTATCACTTAT TGGAGGTCATCCAATCCCATCCACAACATTTCAGTGAAGCCAACAATATTTTGGGCAACAGACGACTGTCGGATGCCTCAATGCAAAGTACTATTTCTGGTCTCATTGAAAATGTATCGCTAAGTACAATCCACTCAC TTCAAATGAAATGGTGGGGCACAAAACGCTTAGACTACGCCTTGTATTGCCCAGAGGGTTTGAGTAATTTCCCCGCTCATGCCTTGCCACATCTATTTCACGCGAGTTATTGGGAGAGCGCAGATGTCATAGCGTTCGTCTTGCGTCAG ATTGGCAAATTTGATGGCATTCCATTTGTCGGCTCTGCAGACGACAAAGACACAGTCACCTTCCATCCCAGTCAGCCACGAGAGAAATGGATGAAGAAACGTACTTCGGTAAAGCTGAAAAATGTAGCGGCCAATCATCGTGCCAACGATGTTATTGTATTGGAGGGTCGCGAACAACGTCTCAATGCACGTTTCATGTATGGACCGCTGGATATGATCACGCTGCATGGCGAAAAAGTCGATATTCATTTAATGAAAGATCCACCAGCCGGCGAATGGACATTCCTTGCCACCGAGTTGACCGATAAGAATGGTCGCATCTCATATACCATACCCGAACAAGTATCGCTTGGCTATGGTATATATCCGGTGAAAATGATCGTACGTGGCGATCACACATCGGTTGATTGTTATGTCGCCATAGTGCCACCAATGACCGAATGTGTGGTCTTTAGTATTGATGGTTCCTTTACGGCGTCCATGTCGGTGACGGGGCGTGATCCGAAGGTACGCGCTGGCGCAGTTGATGTCTGTCGCCATTGGCAAGAGTTGGGCTATTTGCTGATCTACATTACGGGCCGCCCAgacatgcaacaacaacgtgTCGTATCCTGGTTGAGCCAGCATAATTTCCCTCATGGTCTGATCTCTTTCGCCGACGGTTTACTAACCGATCCGCTGGGTCACAAGACAACTTACTTGAATAATTTAGTGCAAAATCATGGAATCTCAATTGTGGCTGCCTATGGTAGTAGCAAAGACATAACTGTGTATGCGAATGTGGGCTTGCGTTCCGAGCAGATTTTCATTGTGGGCAAA GTTAGCAAAAAATTGCAATCGAACGCCACGGTTTTGAGCGATGGTTATGCCGCTCATTTAGCCGGTCTGCAAGTGGTGGGCGGCTCGCGTCCCGCCAAAGGTAATGCACGCATGGTGATTCCACGCGGTTGCTTCAATTTGCCCGGACAGGCCTCGAATCCACGGCGTAGAAG
- the LOC105233607 gene encoding protein retinal degeneration B isoform X4 yields the protein MLIKEYRIPLPLTVEEYRIAQLYMIAKKSREESHGEGSGVEIIINEPYKDGPGGNGQYTKKIYHVGSHLPGWIKSLLPKSALTVEEEAWNAYPYTRTRYTCPFVEKFSLDIETYYFPDNGYQDNVFKLSGSDLRNRIVDVIDIVKDQLYGGDYVKEEDPKLFVSDKTGRGPLGEEWLEEYWREVKGKKQPTARNMSLMCAYKICRVEFRYWGMQTKLEKFIHDVALRKTMLRAHRQAWAWQDEWYGLTIEDIREIERQTQLALAKKMGGGEDSESDVEDADSVADLHGRPITGSTGSERRKSSGAPPPIVTQEPPSAEGTSDEDEEEAAQEVSARSRSQSIQMTKSKFGSKGALHSPVGSAHSFDLQPHAKNILHKNVANWRMERLEVDTKSNSDEEFFDCVDTNETNSLAKWSSLELLGEGDDSPPPSSGIVYKDSQEDSIFNQDFLMRVASERGNKRQLRSSASIDRSHDASPPGSPGTPSCSTTILILVVHAGSVLDATSELTGKKSDITTFRGAFEGVMRQHYPSLLSHVTIKMVPCPSICTDALGILSSLSPYSFDASPSAIDIPNIADVPIGAIPLLSVASPEFQDTVNKTVTAANIVYHEFIKSEEGHGFAGQVVMLGDSMGSLLAYEALCRSNGSDGGGSRSSRTDDDERFNDSDLDAKRLLVAPSPRRRRSSSSDSRGNKLDFEVGDFFMFGSPLSIVLASRKLHDAKAALARPNCNQVYNLFHPTDPIASRLEPLLSARFSMLAPVNVPRYAKYPLGNGQPYHLLEVIQSHPQHFSEANNILGNRRLSDASMQSTISGLIENVSLSTIHSLQMKWWGTKRLDYALYCPEGLSNFPAHALPHLFHASYWESADVIAFVLRQIGKFDGIPFVGSADDKDTVTFHPSQPREKWMKKRTSVKLKNVAANHRANDVIVLEGREQRLNARFMYGPLDMITLHGEKVDIHLMKDPPAGEWTFLATELTDKNGRISYTIPEQVSLGYGIYPVKMIVRGDHTSVDCYVAIVPPMTECVVFSIDGSFTASMSVTGRDPKVRAGAVDVCRHWQELGYLLIYITGRPDMQQQRVVSWLSQHNFPHGLISFADGLLTDPLGHKTTYLNNLVQNHGISIVAAYGSSKDITVYANVGLRSEQIFIVGKVSKKLQSNATVLSDGYAAHLAGLQVVGGSRPAKGNARMVIPRGCFNLPGQASNPRRRRKCIERLLCICIL from the exons atgttaataaaagaaTACCGCATACCCTTGCCGTTAACGGTGGAGGAATATCGCATCGCACAGCTGTATATGATAGCG AAAAAAAGTCGCGAGGAGAGTCATGGCGAGGGCAGCGGTGTTGAAATTATCATTAATGAACCCTACAAAGACGGTCCCGGCGGCAATGGACAGTATACGAAGAAAATCTATCATGTTGGCAGTCATCTACCCGGTTGGATAAAAA GTTTGTTGCCGAAGAGCGCTTTGACGGTGGAGGAGGAGGCGTGGAATGCCTATCCATATACACGCACGCGCTACACCTGTCCGTTTGTGGAGAAATTCTCGCTCGATATTGAAACGTATTATTTTCCGGATAACGGTTATCAGGATAATGTGTTCAAACTGAGCGGCAGTGATTTGCGAAATCGTATTGTAG ACGTCATCGATATAGTGAAGGATCAACTATATGGCGGTGATTATGTAAAGGAGGAGGATCCTAAGCTCTTTGTATCTGATAAGACAGGACGTGGTCCGTTGGGCGAGGAATGGCTAGAGGAGTATTGGCGCGAAGTTAAGGGCAAAAAGCAACCCACCGCACGCAATATGTCGCTTATGTGCGCCTACAAAATTTGCCGCGTGGAATTTCGGTATTGGGGCATGCAAACCAAGCTAGAGAAATTCATACACGATGTGGCATTGCGGAAAACAATGTTGCGTGCACATCGGCAGGCGTGGGCCTGGCAGGATGAATGGTACGGCCTGACAATTGAAGATATACGTGAGATTGAGCGACAAACACAATTGGCGCTGGCGAAGAAAATGGGTGGTGGTGAAGATAGCGAAAGTGATGTGGAAGATG CTGACAGCGTTGCGGACTTGCATGGCCGACCGATTACGGGCAGCACGGGCAGTGAGCGTCGAAAGTCTAGTGGCGCGCCACCACCGATTGTTACCCAAGAGCCGCCAAGCGCTGAAGGTACCTCGGATGAGGATGAAGAGGAGGCGGCTCAGGAAGTGAGCGCGCGCTCACGCTCGCAGAGTATACAAATGACAAAATCGAAATTCGGTTCGAAAGGCGCGCTACACTCACCGGTTGGTTCGGCACATAGCTTTGATTTACAG CCGCATGCTAAGAATATTCTACACAAAAAC GTTGCAAATTGGCGTATGGAACGACTGGAAGTGGACACCAAGTCCAATTCTGATGAAGAGTTCTTTGATTGTGTTG ATACCAACGAGACCAACTCGCTCGCCAAGTGGAGCTCACTTGAATTACTCGGTGAGGGTGACGACAGCCCGCCGCCAAGTAGTGGCATTGTATATAAAGACAGTCAAGAAGACAGTATTTTCAATCAAGACTTCCTAATGCGCGTCGCCTCGGAGCGTGGCAATAAGCGACAGCTGCGCTCTTCGGCTAGCATAGATCGTAGTCATGATGCATCGCCGCCAGGTTCGCCAGGCACACCTTCCTGTTCCACCACCATACTAATACTTGTGGTGCACGCGGGCAGCGTTTTGG ACGCCACCAGCGAGCTGACCGGCAAGAAGTCAGACATTACCACATTTCGTGGCGCTTTCGAGGGCGTTATGCGTCAACACTATCCTAGTCTGCTGAGTCATGTTACCATCAAAATGGTGCCATGTCCTTCCATCTGCACCGATGCTTTGGGCATACTTTCTAGTCTTAGTCCATACTCGTTCGATGCCTCACCGTCGGCTATTGATATACCAAATATAGCTGATGTACCTATAGGCGCCATACCATTGCTTTCTGTGGCCTCGCCAGAATTTCAGGATACCGTTAATAAGACAGTGACTGCAGCCAATATAGTCTATCATGAGTTCATCAAGTCCGAGGAGGGTCACGGTTTCGCCGGTCAAGTGGTAATGCTGGGTGATTCGATGGGTTCACTGTTGGCCTATGAGGCGCTTTGCCGTAGCAATGGTTCGGATGGTGGTGGTAGCCGCTCATCGCGTACCGATGACGATGAACGTTTCAACGATTCCGATTTGGATGCTAAGCGGCTGTTGGTCGCACCTTCACCGCGACGTCGTCGCTCCTCTTCGAGCGATTCGCGTGGCAACAAATTGGATTTCGAAGTTGGTGATTTCTTTATGTTCGGTTCACCGCTCTCCATTGTATTGGCATCGCGTAAACTGCATGATGCCAAGGCGG CACTGGCACGGCCGAACTGTAATCAAGTGTACAATCTATTCCATCCTACCGATCCGATTGCTTCCCGTTTGGAACCATTGCTCAGCGCTAGGTTTTCCATGTTGGCGCCAGTGAATGTGCCGCGTTATGCCAAGTATCCCCTAGGAAATGGGCAGCCGTATCACTTAT TGGAGGTCATCCAATCCCATCCACAACATTTCAGTGAAGCCAACAATATTTTGGGCAACAGACGACTGTCGGATGCCTCAATGCAAAGTACTATTTCTGGTCTCATTGAAAATGTATCGCTAAGTACAATCCACTCAC TTCAAATGAAATGGTGGGGCACAAAACGCTTAGACTACGCCTTGTATTGCCCAGAGGGTTTGAGTAATTTCCCCGCTCATGCCTTGCCACATCTATTTCACGCGAGTTATTGGGAGAGCGCAGATGTCATAGCGTTCGTCTTGCGTCAG ATTGGCAAATTTGATGGCATTCCATTTGTCGGCTCTGCAGACGACAAAGACACAGTCACCTTCCATCCCAGTCAGCCACGAGAGAAATGGATGAAGAAACGTACTTCGGTAAAGCTGAAAAATGTAGCGGCCAATCATCGTGCCAACGATGTTATTGTATTGGAGGGTCGCGAACAACGTCTCAATGCACGTTTCATGTATGGACCGCTGGATATGATCACGCTGCATGGCGAAAAAGTCGATATTCATTTAATGAAAGATCCACCAGCCGGCGAATGGACATTCCTTGCCACCGAGTTGACCGATAAGAATGGTCGCATCTCATATACCATACCCGAACAAGTATCGCTTGGCTATGGTATATATCCGGTGAAAATGATCGTACGTGGCGATCACACATCGGTTGATTGTTATGTCGCCATAGTGCCACCAATGACCGAATGTGTGGTCTTTAGTATTGATGGTTCCTTTACGGCGTCCATGTCGGTGACGGGGCGTGATCCGAAGGTACGCGCTGGCGCAGTTGATGTCTGTCGCCATTGGCAAGAGTTGGGCTATTTGCTGATCTACATTACGGGCCGCCCAgacatgcaacaacaacgtgTCGTATCCTGGTTGAGCCAGCATAATTTCCCTCATGGTCTGATCTCTTTCGCCGACGGTTTACTAACCGATCCGCTGGGTCACAAGACAACTTACTTGAATAATTTAGTGCAAAATCATGGAATCTCAATTGTGGCTGCCTATGGTAGTAGCAAAGACATAACTGTGTATGCGAATGTGGGCTTGCGTTCCGAGCAGATTTTCATTGTGGGCAAA GTTAGCAAAAAATTGCAATCGAACGCCACGGTTTTGAGCGATGGTTATGCCGCTCATTTAGCCGGTCTGCAAGTGGTGGGCGGCTCGCGTCCCGCCAAAGGTAATGCACGCATGGTGATTCCACGCGGTTGCTTCAATTTGCCCGGACAGGCCTCGAATCCACGGCGTAGAAG